One Malus domestica chromosome 11, GDT2T_hap1 genomic region harbors:
- the LOC103448149 gene encoding uncharacterized protein — protein MAYQNLMNNYFNPNSVYNEEDFRSRFRMRRHVFKRLLHDVQHVNLYFRQKLDKAGHLGLSPHQKITIALRMLAYASPVDAMDDTYGMSESTGLDNLTEFCQAVVQLYKEEYLRQPNQADLKWFFSQS, from the coding sequence ATGGCATATCAGAATCtaatgaacaactacttcaaccccaactcggTGTACAACGAAGAGGATTTCAGAAGTCGCTTTCGgatgaggcgtcatgtcttCAAGCGTTTACTTCATGATGTCCAACATGTCAATCTATACTTTCGACAGAAACTGGACAAAGCAGGCCACCTTGGTTTATCACCTCATCAGAAGATTACTATTGCACTCCGAATGTTGGCCTATGCCTCCCCAGTTGATGCAATGGATGATACAtatggtatgtctgagtctacaGGCCTTGATAATCTTACTGAATTCTGTCAAGCAGTTGTTCAACTTTACAAAGAGGAGTACCTCCGTCAACCAAATCAAGCAGACCTAAAATGGTttttttcgcaaagctga